ggacagatgagcctggtgaacTAGTGTCTGGCATCGCAGAGTCATacagaacttagcaactgaacaacaacaacacacaatcAGGCAGATGGTGATTTGGGGAAATAGTTCTTGATGGAAATGTGACATAAAATGAAGAGtgaagtgacctagcaatatGGAATAcagagttttgtaagaaattaacatttgtgtatagaataataattgcaaatattcaaacaataaagtccatggctaaagaaaaaaaaaaaaaagaaacaaccataAATATAAGCACCCAGAGATGACAGGAATATTTCAGTGTATTTCCATgtaatccttttaaaatttttatatgcaTAGTTTTTATTCCAACACGTATTAGCTTTTTATTATcttaataaagaggaaaaatttcCATGCTATTAGGTGTTCTTCCAACATCTTTCTTAAATTGATGTATGATATTCCATTGATTGGAGATGCCATTTATTTAGTTAGTTCCCAATGTtgaatatttcctattttttgaaattataaataatgctataatAAATATCCATATATGCACCTGATTATAGGTTAGAACTGCTACATCAGTGGTTACATACATTTATGTTTAAGGCCTCTCATACTTATTGCCAAGTGCATTCTAGAAAAATTGCACCAATTTTTATTCTTACTACCAATATAGGAGAGTACTCATTTGGTTTCCTTAATTCTgagctaaaaataaaatcctatcaCCCACGAGTCTAACTGAATATTCCATCTGGGTTCATGTCCCGGCATTGTGCAACATCCAACTTGGGAACAGGCTCTGCTCACTAAATCTGAGTCACCCAAGTGGATCTTattttagaattattattttctttatccgTTTAAGTAGAAGTAAGTAGGAAGAGAGTAGTGACCAGGGGCAAGGACTTAGAGGCTAGGATTAGGCTATGCTTATGCAATGGTAAGAGAAAGGAAGAGCTGAAGTGGCAGAAGAGGAAGTAGACAGACCCAGAAATAGTTTCAAAGCTTTTTTTTCTGAACCACCTGTAGAGTTTGGATGGAGACTAACTGCTCTCAACTCAGCAAGCTGCATTAAAAccaaaaatcaaaccaaaacaCGAACCTCTGTCAGATATGTGTGGAAAAATCCTAAGTTTTCTACAGTCATAAAATGAACATGATTTAGGAGTCCTCTTCCCCCTTTCTTTTTAATTAGCTAAAGAAGGAAACTTCCTTGGGGAGACAGAAGTCAGACAAATAGAGTTGGCTCTGGTGAGAGCTGGAAATGTACTAGCAAGAAAAAGCATCCGGAGTAAGCTATGAAGTATTCAGCCTATTTCCTCAGACAAGTGTTGTTCTCTGGCCATCAAACAGTTGACAATCATGTAGACATGCTGGCTCCAGCAGGGACCCTAGGGGCTCAGAAATAAGTATAAGAGAGCTGTCCTGCAGGGAAGGCAGTGTAGCTGAGTCACTCACCAAATTCAGAGCTTCCTGGGCTGTGGACGTCAAAGGTTAAACTTCTCTCTCTGTTAATAAGAAACAAGGACAAAGAAGCAGGGATGGAGGTCACCTGTCAGGAAAGGGCTTTGTGGAGCCTTAATTAGTCAACCCTGGTTGTGGCAGCTTCTGTGACTCCCAGGATAAGAATCCTGGGTTGACAGACCCTGAAAAAAAGAAGCGAAAGGAAAAGCAAGAGGGTCTCTGAATCCAGGAATATCCCCTTATTTGGCAGGATTCCCTTACCCTCTGCTGGGATTAGCCTGTTAGACAATCCCAGAATAGCCCTCAACCCAACTACATCCCCGGCATGTAGCGCCTGCTTGCCTGGGGCTATATTTTGGGTTTGGTTGTGTCAGTTGTACCACTCCACCTTCCAGAACCATCCCCTTGGGAGAGGTGTGCTACCCTTGAGAAATGCTTTGGGGCTGGCTCAGGGTGAATCTTTGTTAGAGGGAGGTGAGGGAAAGTCATCCCACCAGAATGTTAAGGAGACCACAGAGCAAAGGATGCAGGAGGGAAGACAGAGGCCAGGTTCTTACACATTGGCGATCTGTTTTTCCTTTCACAGGAGCTGTACATCAACtttacagaggaagaagaaaataggtaatgggagttgggggtggggagtgctgGGGGGAGTGCAAATTAGAGAAAACAGAATAATAGAACCAGTGTCTTAAGAAAGGGTGTAAGGTGGAGCAAGGCTAAAAGCAGATAGTCCACCAAAGAGATCTTTAGGTTACTGTGTTCCAGACCACCTCTGAAACTCTGAACGTCATCCTTTCCATTATCTCAGAATGGCGAGGTTGgttgttcattctttcattcatccaGCAAAAATTTACAGAACACTTATAGTGTATGTGGAGCACTCTGCAGGATGTGGAGGAGGCAGACAAGCATGAGGGGAAGGGTACACCGAGGTCTGGCCCTAGAAGAGCTGAAAATCAAGTTTGAGAGAGAGATACACATAAACAAAGAATCGTAATGCCATGCACCAGTGCTCCCAACAGCACCACACTCAGGCTGTTACAGAAGGCGGGAAAACACCCATATTGAAGGAATAATAGCAAGTTTATAAGGTGGAAGAGAAGCAGGAAGTGTGCagaaacaggaagagagagaagagaatgactTTATGAAAAGTGATCAAATGTTTGCTGAAGCTGAGCTCTTACCACATTGCACTGTAATAGTCTGTATACTTTGGTCTCCCCTAGTCGACTGCAAGCTCCCTGCAGTGGAGAAAACAGCCAACTCATCCTTCTATCCCCAGAATGCGGACACAGAGCCTGGCATACCGTGGGCTCTCAATATAtaattgttttggggttttttgtttttactttattttggctgtgctgggtctttgttgcggtgcGAGGACTGTGTTatggcacatgggtttagctgCTCCTCTGgcatgtggggatcttagttccctgactagagattgaacctgtattcccttcattggaaggcggattcttaaccactggaccattaagGAAGTCCCaacataaaattgtaaaattatgtTAGGGGCCGCTGAAACATAAGGATGGAAGGTATTATTGGCAGATCGTAAAAGGGCCAGGTTGTATACTCTGCTAAGGAGTTTGGATGTGGGAATGGTGGAAGTGAGAGATGAGAGGAGAGTCAGGGAGATTAGTCAGAAGCCCACCGTCATAGTTTAACAGAGATTTGAAGAGGGCAATTTCAatagagacagaagagaaagcGGATTAAAGTCGGATTTCTTCCTCTCAGGGAGCCAAGCAAGACGAACACTGaggcggcagcggcagcagccgCAGCATGAGTGGTGGCGGCAACTGAATGACACGAAGGTAATGACAAGCCTTGGTCCCTCCTAGGAGACCGTTCAGACCTGGCACCCCAGGACTCAGCTTGTCCAGCCTGAGACAGAGGGGGAAAGGGAGCAACCAAGCCAAGAACCTCCCTTAATGCTGTTCGTTCCTCTCAGGACCACGACACAATGGGACACACGTACGAGCAGGTGTTAAGGCAGCCTGTGTCTCAGGAGAGGAGTCGTCAAAGCCTCAGGTCGGAGGAGGGCAGCTTGTATTATGCAGACATTCAACTGTACAGACTTCCCCAGCCACGCTCTGTCCAGGAGGTGAAGCACCTGCAGTTAAAAAATGCTACAGAGTATGCGACCCTTCGCTTCCCCCAGGTCACACCTCGCTATGACAGCAAGAACGGGACCCTTGTGTGAGCCCTGATGGGGGAGGTACCTGTTGGCATCATTTGATCACTACGGCTTCGGGGGACTGGCTGGCGGCCTAGGAACAGTGGACACCTTTTAGGGTTAAAGAACTCCAGAGACCCTGGAATTGCAAACTCCCAGTCCTGTGCTCTGCCTCGGACTATCTCTTATTTGCCACCATTAGCTTAGGGTCATATTTGAGTTACTTGGGAGTGGATGGAGTTGTACAGAATGAGGGCACTAGGTTGAGTGTGCAAGAAGGTGGGGTTTTGACCCCTATCTTTGCTCCTGGCCTCTGGGAAAGTGCAGAAAGAACAGGTTACCCTTGAAGCACTTGCACTTGAGCTGACTTTATTGGAGTTCATTTGATGGTGTCCCTTCTATACACCTTCAGCTCCAAAGCTGAAGAAGAGATGCTCTGGGAAGCATTCAGAGCTTTTGTACACAGCTCCTAGATCTGGGTTGGGCAAATTCCTCAGAGGCTGGGTCAAAAGGGTCCAGACCCTACACAAACAAGTGAGGGCAGGGACTGAAGTATGGAGCAAGCGTTTTCGGACCATCGATTGCAAGGACGTCAAGTCACTGATGTCGACAGCACTGCGAGGCCCAGAAACTTCCCCTTAAGCTGGACTGTTTTCTCTCAGGGATGCGGAGCCGTTAGGATCAATAAATCGCATAAGGAACCTGGTTGGTGCGTTTTCTTGGGTGGAGGTCTGCGAGCTCTCATTCAGCCTCAGGGCGGTAAGGAAGACCAACCACTTTCCAACACCCTACCGGCTGCTACAGAAGCAGAGCCCCCCGGGTGCGGTTGGCAAGCACTGAAGGCTGCTTCCCAGCTGCGAAGGCGGAGCTCCGGGGCGGGGTCTGGGCCGGTAAGAGGTGGGTCGAGTAGGCAGGGGCAGGGTTCTGGGAATCAGGAGGCGGGGTCCGAGCCAGCAAGAGGCTGGTCTAGACGGGCAAGGGGCGGAGTTCTGGCCCTCAGGAGGCGGGGCCTGGCCGGCAGGAGGCGTGGTGAAGGCTGGCAGGCAATGCGCTCTGGGCCATTAGGAGGCGGGTCTGGACAAGCAGGGGGCGGGGTCAGGTCCGTAGGGGGCGGAGCCCGGGAGGACGAA
This sequence is a window from Bubalus kerabau isolate K-KA32 ecotype Philippines breed swamp buffalo chromosome 15, PCC_UOA_SB_1v2, whole genome shotgun sequence. Protein-coding genes within it:
- the C15H11orf52 gene encoding uncharacterized protein C11orf52 homolog, producing MGNQLCCGRSWSCTSTLQRKKKIGSQARRTLRRQRQQPQHEWWRQLNDTKDHDTMGHTYEQVLRQPVSQERSRQSLRSEEGSLYYADIQLYRLPQPRSVQEVKHLQLKNATEYATLRFPQVTPRYDSKNGTLV